Proteins encoded together in one Monomorium pharaonis isolate MP-MQ-018 chromosome 8, ASM1337386v2, whole genome shotgun sequence window:
- the LOC105832849 gene encoding SAFB-like transcription modulator isoform X2 yields MADMEGKRLTELRVIDLKTELERRGLDKTGNKAALLERLSKAILDEGENPEEYLIIPSGGQSKVIPRKNSGTLSQEDSTECSDNQKEENVDGQDNINKYKIEIKTEELDEKEITIKKEETECPEVKDFVIKVERLDDKMQGVKTVDENAQNNDKSEAEKTVTNQISDAPSTTVEANGIDNEDSINLTIGEDEENLLAEETESHDRHKDGGEKKKVEENKKGDSKGSGRADPGTSSKEGTTSGVNGTKIKQEGGDGGSKSVESSNKSQKREEKDKKISQVNPTNASSRNLWVSGLSSSTRATDLKQIFSKYGKVIGAKVVTNARTPGARCYGYVTMSSSEDAAKCIQHLHRTELHGRVISVEKAKGDTQQSHVRKRDTVNGKSEKKEEKEKPKDHDINERKEKEIKKEFEEKGSDAAKKSDDKSENTEVKVKIEMQDKKEDAPKESDSRSIKSTSKKPESERGRREEKRMRTWDRDHRSHSRSRSRERRKRDDVLTFAKIREERERQRLRERERMLREEERRRREDMERQREIERRHREEAARLEREREKLRRERERIEQEKAELLRLERERQKLEREKLERERLELKRQQMRLEESRRAPPPPSIKRSSTDRRDPRDLYVESDRKRIATEHSRRHSPDRIVDRRNEMLDRVSDRRLDPSPPSRYESSRSTQELGLKKEFKRSSDFSSRNSRPDSFSDVSRGREVIVRRESLSTTSSSIDPRQVKERYDRPNTTSYTREREVRRSDPETHRSSRDTHTRFSDSFKPPTSSTPRESRYVESNRTPSSWHSGPTSSKSFNSVTGSSGSRDPRNEPSSWSSRSSDSVNRWSNSSSMGNTLRYPIPPTYQSGPMQSTGLSAPGTAPSYERFEAYKSSMPMRKY; encoded by the exons ATGGCCGATATGGAAGGGAAGAGGCTGACCGAGCTCCGGGTGATAGACCTCAAGACGGAGCTAGAACGTCGCGGCCTGGACAAAACCGGCAACAAGGCAGCGCTTCTCGAGCGACTCTCCAAG gcaATACTGGATGAAGGAGAGAATCCGGAGGAATATCTTATTATACCATCCGGTGGACAGTCTAAAGTCATTCCAAGAAAGAATagtg GAACTTTGAGTCAAGAAGATTCTACTGAGTGCTCTGATAATCAGAAGGAAGAAAATGTCGATGGACaggataatataaataaatataagatagaGATAAAGACAGAAGAACTTGATGAGAAAGAAATTACTATCAAGAAAGAA GAAACAGAGTGCCCTGAAGTTAAGGATTTTGTTATTAAGGTGGAAAGATTGGACGACAAAATGCAAGGAGTTAAGACAGTGGATGAAAATGCACAAAACAACGATAAGAGTGAGGCAGAGAAAACTGTAACAAATCAAATCTCAGATGCACCATCTACTACTGTTGAAGCTAATGGAATTGACAATGAGGATTCTATTAACTTAACTATTGGGGAAGATGAAGAGAATCTTTTAGCGGAAGAG ACAGAGTCTCATGACAGGCACAAAG ATGGtggagagaagaagaaagtgGAAGAAAACAAGAAGGGAGACTCTAAAGGCAGCGGTAGAGCGGATCCTGGCACCAGCAGCAAGGAAGGGACGACGTCTGGCGTGAACGGGACGAAGATCAAGCAGGAGGGTGGAGATGGAGGAAGCAAGAG TGTGGAGTCTAGCAATAAGAGtcagaaaagagaagaaaaag aTAAAAAGATATCTCAGGTCAATCCAACCAATGCAAGCAGTCGCAATTTATGGGTATCCGGTTTATCATCCAGTACTCGTGCGACCGATCTGAAGCAAATCTTCTCAAAGTATGGCAAGGTCATAGGTGCAAAAGTGGTGACGAATGCAAGAACTCCCGGAGCGAGATGTTACGGTTACGTAACTATGTCTTCAAGCGAAGATGCTGCTAAATGTATACAGCATCTACATAGAACTGAGCTGCATGGACGTGTCATATCTGTCGAAAAG gCGAAAGGTGATACGCAGCAAAGTCATGTACGTAAACGTGATACAGTTAATGGTAAATCAGAGaagaaagaggagaaagaaaagcCGAAAGATCACgatataaatgaaagaaaagaaaaggaaataaagaaagaatttgAGGAAAAAGGATCAGATGctg CAAAAAAATCTGATGATAAAAGTGAAAACACtgaagtaaaagtaaaaattgagaTGCAAGACAAAAAAGAAGATGCACCTAAAGAGTCAGACTCTCGATCGATAAAATCTACTAGCAAGAAACCGGAGAGCGAAAGAGGACGACGAGAAGAAAAACGAATGCGTACTTGGGACAGAGACCATCGATCTCATAGTCGATCCCGGAGTCGTGAACGACGAAAGCGCGATGATGTTCTCACATTTGCTAAAATCAGA GAGGAACGTGAGCGGCAGAGATTGCGCGAAAGGGAACGGATGCTGAGGGAGGAAGagcgaagaagaagagaagacATGGAACGTCAACGAGAGATAGAGCGCAGACACCGAGAAGAGGCTGCACGCTTGGAGAGAGAACGTGAGAAGCTGAGACGAGAAAGAGAACGAATCGAACAGGAAAAGGCTGAGTTACTACGACTCGAGCGTGAACGACAGAAGCTCGAAAGGGAAAAGCTCGAGCGCGAGAGACTAGAGTTGAAGAGACAGCAGATGCGTTTAGAGGAAAGCCGACGTGCACCACCGCCACCATCCATCAAGAGATCGTCCACCGATAGAAGAGATCCGCGAGATTTGTATGTGGAATCTGACAGGAAACGGATAGCTACAGAGCATAGTCGCAGACATAGCCCGGATAGAATAGTCGATAGACGCAATGAGATGCTAGATCGGGTGTCAGATAGACGATTGGATCCTTCGCCACCATCTCGATACGAGTCCAGCAG atCAACTCAAGAATTGGGATTGAAAAAGGAATTCAAAAGAAGTAGCGATTTCTCTTCAAGGAACAGTCGACCAGATAGCTTTTCCGATGTTTCTCGGGGAAGAGAAGTTATCGTACGACGAGAAAGTTTGTCCACCACATCCTCGTCCATAGATCCTCGACAAGTGAAGGAAAG ATATGATCGTCCAAATACCACATCTTATACACGCGAACGCGAAGTACGACGTTCCGATCCCGAGACGCATCGAAGCTCTAGAGATACTCATACGCGATTCAGCGATAGTTTTAAACCTCCGACATCTAGTACGCCCC GTGAAAGTCGTTATGTGGAGAGCAATCGTACACCCAGCAGTTGGCATTCGGGACCTACATCCTCGAAatcttttaattctgtaaCGGGGAGCAGCGGATCCCGCGATCCCCGCAACGAACCTTCTAGCTGGAGTTCTAGATCGTCCGATAGTGTTAACAG ATGGAGTAACTCGAGCAGCATGGGAAACACTCTACGGTATCCGATTCCGCCAACTTATCAAAGCGGACCGATGCAATCTACGGGACTGTCCGCGCCCGGGACGGCACCGTCGTACGAGCGGTTCGAGGCGTACAAATCGTCCATGCCtatgagaaaatattga
- the LOC105832849 gene encoding SAFB-like transcription modulator isoform X1: MADMEGKRLTELRVIDLKTELERRGLDKTGNKAALLERLSKAILDEGENPEEYLIIPSGGQSKVIPRKNSGTLSQEDSTECSDNQKEENVDGQDNINKYKIEIKTEELDEKEITIKKEVKEETECPEVKDFVIKVERLDDKMQGVKTVDENAQNNDKSEAEKTVTNQISDAPSTTVEANGIDNEDSINLTIGEDEENLLAEETESHDRHKDGGEKKKVEENKKGDSKGSGRADPGTSSKEGTTSGVNGTKIKQEGGDGGSKSVESSNKSQKREEKDKKISQVNPTNASSRNLWVSGLSSSTRATDLKQIFSKYGKVIGAKVVTNARTPGARCYGYVTMSSSEDAAKCIQHLHRTELHGRVISVEKAKGDTQQSHVRKRDTVNGKSEKKEEKEKPKDHDINERKEKEIKKEFEEKGSDAAKKSDDKSENTEVKVKIEMQDKKEDAPKESDSRSIKSTSKKPESERGRREEKRMRTWDRDHRSHSRSRSRERRKRDDVLTFAKIREERERQRLRERERMLREEERRRREDMERQREIERRHREEAARLEREREKLRRERERIEQEKAELLRLERERQKLEREKLERERLELKRQQMRLEESRRAPPPPSIKRSSTDRRDPRDLYVESDRKRIATEHSRRHSPDRIVDRRNEMLDRVSDRRLDPSPPSRYESSRSTQELGLKKEFKRSSDFSSRNSRPDSFSDVSRGREVIVRRESLSTTSSSIDPRQVKERYDRPNTTSYTREREVRRSDPETHRSSRDTHTRFSDSFKPPTSSTPRESRYVESNRTPSSWHSGPTSSKSFNSVTGSSGSRDPRNEPSSWSSRSSDSVNRWSNSSSMGNTLRYPIPPTYQSGPMQSTGLSAPGTAPSYERFEAYKSSMPMRKY; the protein is encoded by the exons ATGGCCGATATGGAAGGGAAGAGGCTGACCGAGCTCCGGGTGATAGACCTCAAGACGGAGCTAGAACGTCGCGGCCTGGACAAAACCGGCAACAAGGCAGCGCTTCTCGAGCGACTCTCCAAG gcaATACTGGATGAAGGAGAGAATCCGGAGGAATATCTTATTATACCATCCGGTGGACAGTCTAAAGTCATTCCAAGAAAGAATagtg GAACTTTGAGTCAAGAAGATTCTACTGAGTGCTCTGATAATCAGAAGGAAGAAAATGTCGATGGACaggataatataaataaatataagatagaGATAAAGACAGAAGAACTTGATGAGAAAGAAATTACTATCAAGAAAGAAGTAAAAGAA GAAACAGAGTGCCCTGAAGTTAAGGATTTTGTTATTAAGGTGGAAAGATTGGACGACAAAATGCAAGGAGTTAAGACAGTGGATGAAAATGCACAAAACAACGATAAGAGTGAGGCAGAGAAAACTGTAACAAATCAAATCTCAGATGCACCATCTACTACTGTTGAAGCTAATGGAATTGACAATGAGGATTCTATTAACTTAACTATTGGGGAAGATGAAGAGAATCTTTTAGCGGAAGAG ACAGAGTCTCATGACAGGCACAAAG ATGGtggagagaagaagaaagtgGAAGAAAACAAGAAGGGAGACTCTAAAGGCAGCGGTAGAGCGGATCCTGGCACCAGCAGCAAGGAAGGGACGACGTCTGGCGTGAACGGGACGAAGATCAAGCAGGAGGGTGGAGATGGAGGAAGCAAGAG TGTGGAGTCTAGCAATAAGAGtcagaaaagagaagaaaaag aTAAAAAGATATCTCAGGTCAATCCAACCAATGCAAGCAGTCGCAATTTATGGGTATCCGGTTTATCATCCAGTACTCGTGCGACCGATCTGAAGCAAATCTTCTCAAAGTATGGCAAGGTCATAGGTGCAAAAGTGGTGACGAATGCAAGAACTCCCGGAGCGAGATGTTACGGTTACGTAACTATGTCTTCAAGCGAAGATGCTGCTAAATGTATACAGCATCTACATAGAACTGAGCTGCATGGACGTGTCATATCTGTCGAAAAG gCGAAAGGTGATACGCAGCAAAGTCATGTACGTAAACGTGATACAGTTAATGGTAAATCAGAGaagaaagaggagaaagaaaagcCGAAAGATCACgatataaatgaaagaaaagaaaaggaaataaagaaagaatttgAGGAAAAAGGATCAGATGctg CAAAAAAATCTGATGATAAAAGTGAAAACACtgaagtaaaagtaaaaattgagaTGCAAGACAAAAAAGAAGATGCACCTAAAGAGTCAGACTCTCGATCGATAAAATCTACTAGCAAGAAACCGGAGAGCGAAAGAGGACGACGAGAAGAAAAACGAATGCGTACTTGGGACAGAGACCATCGATCTCATAGTCGATCCCGGAGTCGTGAACGACGAAAGCGCGATGATGTTCTCACATTTGCTAAAATCAGA GAGGAACGTGAGCGGCAGAGATTGCGCGAAAGGGAACGGATGCTGAGGGAGGAAGagcgaagaagaagagaagacATGGAACGTCAACGAGAGATAGAGCGCAGACACCGAGAAGAGGCTGCACGCTTGGAGAGAGAACGTGAGAAGCTGAGACGAGAAAGAGAACGAATCGAACAGGAAAAGGCTGAGTTACTACGACTCGAGCGTGAACGACAGAAGCTCGAAAGGGAAAAGCTCGAGCGCGAGAGACTAGAGTTGAAGAGACAGCAGATGCGTTTAGAGGAAAGCCGACGTGCACCACCGCCACCATCCATCAAGAGATCGTCCACCGATAGAAGAGATCCGCGAGATTTGTATGTGGAATCTGACAGGAAACGGATAGCTACAGAGCATAGTCGCAGACATAGCCCGGATAGAATAGTCGATAGACGCAATGAGATGCTAGATCGGGTGTCAGATAGACGATTGGATCCTTCGCCACCATCTCGATACGAGTCCAGCAG atCAACTCAAGAATTGGGATTGAAAAAGGAATTCAAAAGAAGTAGCGATTTCTCTTCAAGGAACAGTCGACCAGATAGCTTTTCCGATGTTTCTCGGGGAAGAGAAGTTATCGTACGACGAGAAAGTTTGTCCACCACATCCTCGTCCATAGATCCTCGACAAGTGAAGGAAAG ATATGATCGTCCAAATACCACATCTTATACACGCGAACGCGAAGTACGACGTTCCGATCCCGAGACGCATCGAAGCTCTAGAGATACTCATACGCGATTCAGCGATAGTTTTAAACCTCCGACATCTAGTACGCCCC GTGAAAGTCGTTATGTGGAGAGCAATCGTACACCCAGCAGTTGGCATTCGGGACCTACATCCTCGAAatcttttaattctgtaaCGGGGAGCAGCGGATCCCGCGATCCCCGCAACGAACCTTCTAGCTGGAGTTCTAGATCGTCCGATAGTGTTAACAG ATGGAGTAACTCGAGCAGCATGGGAAACACTCTACGGTATCCGATTCCGCCAACTTATCAAAGCGGACCGATGCAATCTACGGGACTGTCCGCGCCCGGGACGGCACCGTCGTACGAGCGGTTCGAGGCGTACAAATCGTCCATGCCtatgagaaaatattga
- the LOC105832849 gene encoding SAFB-like transcription modulator isoform X3 has translation MADMEGKRLTELRVIDLKTELERRGLDKTGNKAALLERLSKAILDEGENPEEYLIIPSGGQSKVIPRKNSGTLSQEDSTECSDNQKEENVDGQDNINKYKIEIKTEELDEKEITIKKEVKEETECPEVKDFVIKVERLDDKMQGVKTVDENAQNNDKSEAEKTVTNQISDAPSTTVEANGIDNEDSINLTIGEDEENLLAEETESHDRHKDGGEKKKVEENKKGDSKGSGRADPGTSSKEGTTSGVNGTKIKQEGGDGGSKSVESSNKSQKREEKDKKISQVNPTNASSRNLWVSGLSSSTRATDLKQIFSKYGKVIGAKVVTNARTPGARCYGYVTMSSSEDAAKCIQHLHRTELHGRVISVEKAKGDTQQSHVRKRDTVNGKSEKKEEKEKPKDHDINERKEKEIKKEFEEKGSDAAKKSDDKSENTEVKVKIEMQDKKEDAPKESDSRSIKSTSKKPESERGRREEKRMRTWDRDHRSHSRSRSRERRKRDDVLTFAKIREERERQRLRERERMLREEERRRREDMERQREIERRHREEAARLEREREKLRRERERIEQEKAELLRLERERQKLEREKLERERLELKRQQMRLEESRRAPPPPSIKRSSTDRRDPRDLYVESDRKRIATEHSRRHSPDRIVDRRNEMLDRVSDRRLDPSPPSRYESSRSTQELGLKKEFKRSSDFSSRNSRPDSFSDVSRGREVIVRRESLSTTSSSIDPRQVKERYDRPNTTSYTREREVRRSDPETHRSSRDTHTRFSDSFKPPTSSTPRYKNYFKSRCNKVAKTAS, from the exons ATGGCCGATATGGAAGGGAAGAGGCTGACCGAGCTCCGGGTGATAGACCTCAAGACGGAGCTAGAACGTCGCGGCCTGGACAAAACCGGCAACAAGGCAGCGCTTCTCGAGCGACTCTCCAAG gcaATACTGGATGAAGGAGAGAATCCGGAGGAATATCTTATTATACCATCCGGTGGACAGTCTAAAGTCATTCCAAGAAAGAATagtg GAACTTTGAGTCAAGAAGATTCTACTGAGTGCTCTGATAATCAGAAGGAAGAAAATGTCGATGGACaggataatataaataaatataagatagaGATAAAGACAGAAGAACTTGATGAGAAAGAAATTACTATCAAGAAAGAAGTAAAAGAA GAAACAGAGTGCCCTGAAGTTAAGGATTTTGTTATTAAGGTGGAAAGATTGGACGACAAAATGCAAGGAGTTAAGACAGTGGATGAAAATGCACAAAACAACGATAAGAGTGAGGCAGAGAAAACTGTAACAAATCAAATCTCAGATGCACCATCTACTACTGTTGAAGCTAATGGAATTGACAATGAGGATTCTATTAACTTAACTATTGGGGAAGATGAAGAGAATCTTTTAGCGGAAGAG ACAGAGTCTCATGACAGGCACAAAG ATGGtggagagaagaagaaagtgGAAGAAAACAAGAAGGGAGACTCTAAAGGCAGCGGTAGAGCGGATCCTGGCACCAGCAGCAAGGAAGGGACGACGTCTGGCGTGAACGGGACGAAGATCAAGCAGGAGGGTGGAGATGGAGGAAGCAAGAG TGTGGAGTCTAGCAATAAGAGtcagaaaagagaagaaaaag aTAAAAAGATATCTCAGGTCAATCCAACCAATGCAAGCAGTCGCAATTTATGGGTATCCGGTTTATCATCCAGTACTCGTGCGACCGATCTGAAGCAAATCTTCTCAAAGTATGGCAAGGTCATAGGTGCAAAAGTGGTGACGAATGCAAGAACTCCCGGAGCGAGATGTTACGGTTACGTAACTATGTCTTCAAGCGAAGATGCTGCTAAATGTATACAGCATCTACATAGAACTGAGCTGCATGGACGTGTCATATCTGTCGAAAAG gCGAAAGGTGATACGCAGCAAAGTCATGTACGTAAACGTGATACAGTTAATGGTAAATCAGAGaagaaagaggagaaagaaaagcCGAAAGATCACgatataaatgaaagaaaagaaaaggaaataaagaaagaatttgAGGAAAAAGGATCAGATGctg CAAAAAAATCTGATGATAAAAGTGAAAACACtgaagtaaaagtaaaaattgagaTGCAAGACAAAAAAGAAGATGCACCTAAAGAGTCAGACTCTCGATCGATAAAATCTACTAGCAAGAAACCGGAGAGCGAAAGAGGACGACGAGAAGAAAAACGAATGCGTACTTGGGACAGAGACCATCGATCTCATAGTCGATCCCGGAGTCGTGAACGACGAAAGCGCGATGATGTTCTCACATTTGCTAAAATCAGA GAGGAACGTGAGCGGCAGAGATTGCGCGAAAGGGAACGGATGCTGAGGGAGGAAGagcgaagaagaagagaagacATGGAACGTCAACGAGAGATAGAGCGCAGACACCGAGAAGAGGCTGCACGCTTGGAGAGAGAACGTGAGAAGCTGAGACGAGAAAGAGAACGAATCGAACAGGAAAAGGCTGAGTTACTACGACTCGAGCGTGAACGACAGAAGCTCGAAAGGGAAAAGCTCGAGCGCGAGAGACTAGAGTTGAAGAGACAGCAGATGCGTTTAGAGGAAAGCCGACGTGCACCACCGCCACCATCCATCAAGAGATCGTCCACCGATAGAAGAGATCCGCGAGATTTGTATGTGGAATCTGACAGGAAACGGATAGCTACAGAGCATAGTCGCAGACATAGCCCGGATAGAATAGTCGATAGACGCAATGAGATGCTAGATCGGGTGTCAGATAGACGATTGGATCCTTCGCCACCATCTCGATACGAGTCCAGCAG atCAACTCAAGAATTGGGATTGAAAAAGGAATTCAAAAGAAGTAGCGATTTCTCTTCAAGGAACAGTCGACCAGATAGCTTTTCCGATGTTTCTCGGGGAAGAGAAGTTATCGTACGACGAGAAAGTTTGTCCACCACATCCTCGTCCATAGATCCTCGACAAGTGAAGGAAAG ATATGATCGTCCAAATACCACATCTTATACACGCGAACGCGAAGTACGACGTTCCGATCCCGAGACGCATCGAAGCTCTAGAGATACTCATACGCGATTCAGCGATAGTTTTAAACCTCCGACATCTAGTACGCCCC gaTATAAGAATTACTTTAAGTCAAGATGCAATAAAGTAGCCAAAACAGCTTCATGA